ATGGAAAGGATTTGTTTTTCCTCTTTTTTTATCTAATTGCTCTTTATGGAAGTAATTGTATTTTACAAAAGCGGTAATTTCTTTATCTTCTAAATCTGTATAATTTTCTTCACTTCCATAGCCTGCATCTGCTGTGAGCGTCTCTGGAGTTTGGTCATAATTTTCGATATGATTGTTAAGGTGTTCTTTTAAAGTAGTGGTGTCTGCTGTGGTTTGTGCTAAAGTGTAATTGGTAAGGTATTGATTGTTGGTAGAGGCTTGTATATTATAGGCAGGTTTGAGTTGTCCATTTTGCATATGATCATCTTTCATTCGCATAAAAGTAGCGTCATTATCAGTTTTACTATAACTATTTCTACCCTGTAAAATAGCTTCTTGTTTTTCATATTTCGCTAAATTAGCTGGCCAGTTTTTCTTGGCATAATTCAGCTTCTGCTTTACTTTTTTATCAATTACTTTGCCTTGTAAAACTTCATTTATTTTATCAATTGTAGCTTCAACTTGCTCCGCATTTATCTGCTCAAAATCTGGTGTATTGGGTATATGTTGTTCCTCTTTGTAAACCTTCTCTACATAAGACCAAAGCTCTTTCAACTGTTTTTCAATGCGAGTTTTACTGGTTTTAATAGATTTACCCCAAACAAAAGTATAGCGATTTGCATTGGCTTCTATTTTAGTACCATCTACAAAAATATCTTTTAAACTGATAACTCCTTGCTCAACAAGCAGTAAAACTACTTGATGGAATATGGGCTTGAAATGTTCTTGAAGTCTTTTACCTCTAAAATCATTAATTGTGTTATGATCAGGTTTGTTTTGTCCACTTAACCACATAAAATGGATGTTCTCTGATAAAGCTTGTTCTATTTTTCTTGAAGAATATAAATTACGTAAATAAGCATAAATTAATATTTTTAGCAACATTCTTGGGTGATAGCTTGAGGTGCCTCCACCTTTATAACTCTCTTCTAATTTACTAATATCTACATGGTCTATAATCGTATTAACAATACGAACTGGATGATTCTTTGGAACTAAATCATCATAACTGGGAGGTAAAAGACTCAACTGATCTTGAGTGTAAGTCTTAAAAACAACTTTTCTGCTCATTCTTAAAAATACGAAATTCTTTAAAAATTTGCAAAAAAAAGACTGCCTTTTCAGACAGCCTCTTTTTAATTTAAACCATTTTATTAATTAACTGTAAAAGTCCATATTTGGCCAATAGATTTTGCACCATTTTGATCTTTCACATTTACTTGCCAAGAATATGTTTTGCCAGCTTCTGCAGTAATCTCATAATTTTGTGAGGTTAAATTACTATCCACTAATACCAAATTATCATTTTCTCCAAAATAAAGCTCATAAGTTAAAACATCTGCTGTGTCAATGTCTTCTGCAATCCATCGTAAAAAAACAGTGCCAGCATCTACAACTGTATTATTTTCTGGAGTAATTACTTTAGGTGAAAATGGTGCATAATTTTCGATAACAGTTCCTTGTGTATAAAATGCGTACGTTTCTGATGAAGTCCCTAAATTATTATCGATATCTAAAGCATCTACCTGCCAATAATAAGCAGTAGCTTTCTCTAAATTAAAAGTAATTTGGCTAGCAACTACTGTTCTACTTTCAACTATATCCGTCAATCCTCTATCTTTGGCAACTGTAATTTTGTATTCAATTTCATTCGCTTCTGGATCAATGGCATCACTCCAATTAAAATCTACAGTATTATCAATACATAATAAATTTTCAGAAGGGAAAATTAATGACACTACTGAAGGTGCTTGATTTTCCTCTTTTTTAGAACATTGCATTGCTAATAAACTAAATAAAAACAGAAATAATATATTTTTTATGTGCCTCATTATTGCTTTAATATTTTTATTGGTTTAGCATTTTTTAAAGATAATTTTAAAATATAAATTCCTTTAGAAAAGTTACTAAATGGTATTTTTAGTTTTTCTGAAACGATAGCATTTGTTTGTTTATAAACCATTTTACCTGTCATATCAAAAATTACAGCTTGTACATTTTTGTCTTCAATAGTAGAAGGAACATAAATTTCGATAAAGTCTTTTACAGGGTTTTTTATAAGAGATACGCGTAATTCAGGATTATTAATTGATAATAAATCTCCAATATTTTTCTCATAAATACCTTCACAATCTTTGGCTGTTTTTACTTTTAAAATGCCTCTTTCAAAAATTTTAAAATTAAACTCTCTTTGACTTGTAATACCCACTAAGGTTTCATTAATAAAAACCTCAAAAGGTGGAGTTCCTTCATCAATCTTAAAAGAAAAATTATTAGATTCTTTTTCTGCAGTTACTTTTAAAGAAATTGGTGTTGCTTCTATTATATTCACTTCAAAACACTGTGTTTGGTTTAATTCTTCGATATTAACACAAACTAAATAGGTGCCTGGAGCTAAATTTGAAAACTGAAAACCACTAGCTGGAATGTTTTGAGAAATATTTGTTGCTTCTCCAGTTACTGTTGCTACATACGTATAATCAGCTAAATTTACATCAATTCTAATAAGTCCATCATTGGATTCTGGACACGTTTCTGAAGCTGTAAAAACAGAAAAAAGTTCGGAAATAGTTACTGAATAATCTTCAGTTTCTCCCCATTCTGTAAGATGATCTGCATCACAAGCTCCAAGTCCAAAACCATCTGAAGGATCATCATACTCTATAATAACACGCATTCTGGTTTTCCCAATTTTAGCATTATTTGGCACTGTAATAGTAAATGTTGCAGTAGCAACATCTTCAGTTCTGGAGCCTAAATCATATCTTTCTGTATCGTTATCAAATTCAAAATCTTGATTCCAATCAATAAAAACATAACAATGATCTTGGAAACCTCCTGTATCAAAAGTTACACTAATCTGCTCAGCCTCACCTCTTAAAAGATTGGTATTTATAGCTGTAAAATCTTGATAACCATCTATTATATCGTTCCCAGAATTATTATTAATAGTACCAAAAGTAACATTTGTTATATGTTCTGTTCCACCAGCTTCATCTGTAAAAGTTGATGCACAATAAGCAGCTACTTTTGTTGTAAAACTAAAAACTGTAG
The DNA window shown above is from Polaribacter sp. Hel_I_88 and carries:
- a CDS encoding IS1182 family transposase, yielding MSRKVVFKTYTQDQLSLLPPSYDDLVPKNHPVRIVNTIIDHVDISKLEESYKGGGTSSYHPRMLLKILIYAYLRNLYSSRKIEQALSENIHFMWLSGQNKPDHNTINDFRGKRLQEHFKPIFHQVVLLLVEQGVISLKDIFVDGTKIEANANRYTFVWGKSIKTSKTRIEKQLKELWSYVEKVYKEEQHIPNTPDFEQINAEQVEATIDKINEVLQGKVIDKKVKQKLNYAKKNWPANLAKYEKQEAILQGRNSYSKTDNDATFMRMKDDHMQNGQLKPAYNIQASTNNQYLTNYTLAQTTADTTTLKEHLNNHIENYDQTPETLTADAGYGSEENYTDLEDKEITAFVKYNYFHKEQLDKKRGKTNPFHPNELHYNREKDLYYCPIGQEMKLIDTYKRNTKNGFIQEIHRYQAQNCKGCPLRTLCHKSKTNRVIERNYNLIRLKSKAKILLNSEQGIAKRKQRCWDVEAVFGNIKQNMNFKRFMLRGTRKVNVEIGLIAMAHNLKKYSLTI